A window of Paraburkholderia megapolitana genomic DNA:
CCAAAAACCGCGAGGCCGATGTCGCCGGCCCAGACCATGCAGATGGCAAACAACGACCACGCTATGCCAGCGATCATCCAGACCCGCTTCGCGCCGAGCCGGTCCGCCAGCGCGCCGCCAATCAGCGCACCGAACATATAGCCGTAGCCGAAATAGCCCATCACCGCACCCCAGCCGGCGCGATCGAAACCGTACTCACCGATGATCTGCCCGGCCGCATACGCGATCGCGCCGCGGTCGATGTAGTTGATCAGAGCAATGACGACGATCAGGAAGAAGATCGTGAAGCGATATCGACTTGGCGGCGGGACATGCATGAAGCGACTCCGTAACGACTTAAGCGTGTTGAGCGGATTGAAGGAACCGGCAATGGGTTTGCCTACTGTATATGCACTATATATAATGCACAATGTATACTTTAACGCTACGGGAAAACCATATGACGCGCCCACTGGTTGCGATCGCCTCCCTCGGGGGCACTATCAGCATGACGCCATCGGATGCCGCCGGCGGCGTCGTCCCCAGGCTGGACGCTGCCCAACTGGTTGCAGCCGTGCCAGGGCTGGGCGCGCTCGCCGAACTCTCCACGGAGTCGCTTTCCCAGCTGCCGAGCGCTTCGCTAGGCACCGAACAGCTGCTGGCATGCCTCGCGTGGGCTGCGGAGAAGATCGCTGGAGGCGCGCGGGGCGTCGTCCTGACGCAAGGCACCGACACCATCGAAGAGACCGCGTTTTTTCTCGATCTGTACTGGCGACACCCCGAGCCGCTGGTCATTACAGGCGCGATGCGCACGCCGCTGTCGGCGGGGGCCGATGGGCCGGCCAATCTGCTGGCCGCCGTACAGGTAGCAATGGATGACGAAAGCCGTGGGCGCGGCGTGCTGGTGGTCATGAACGACACCGTGCACAGGGCGCGGTGGGTCTGCAAATCGGATTCCCTGGCGGTCCAGACCTTCGTGTCGCCAGACGGCGGGCCGGCGGGACGTGTCGTCGAAGGTCGGCCTGAGTATTTTCATGCGCAGGGCCACAGGCTGTTGGCCCCTTCACCCACGCGAACGTTTCCGAAAGTGGCGATCATTCCTGCAATGCTCGGTGACGACGGCGATCTAGCCTCGGCCGCACTCGATCTCGGCTATGAAGCCATCGTGGTTTCCGCGTTTGGCGCCGGGCACGTGTCCTTCGGCTTCGCCGAGCAGATCGAGCGCGTGGCGAAAACGGTGCCGGTGGTAATCGCGAGTCGCACCGGCTCCGGCGCCACTGCATCCCGGACCTATGGTTTCGCAGGCTCCGAAGTCGATCTGGCGCGACGCGGCGCCATCCTCGCGAAGTGGCTCCATCCGTTGAAGGCACGGCTGCTGCTGGGCGCACTGCTGGCTGCCCAGACACCGCGCGAGCAGATCCCGGAGGCGTTCGCGAGGTGGAGTACACTGCCTCGCCACTCGTCCATCAACCCACAGCCACAGCCTTGAAAACTCCGTCGAACGCCCCGCCCAGAGTGCATGCCGCGCCGTCACGCCGGCTCACCGCGTATCAGTTTGCGGTGCAGACCTTGCGCGCAGACATCCTGCAAGGCCGGATGACGGCGGGCGAGCGTCTGCGTCAGGACGACCTGGCGAAGCGCCTGGAGATGAGTACGACGCCGGTACGAGAGGCATTGCGTACGTTGATCTCGGAGGGGCTGGTGTTTTTCGACGCGCACCGGGGCGCGGTGGTGCGCGGACTGACGCTCGACGACGTGCAGGAAATCTACCGGCTCAGGAAGGTGCTGGAGTCGATGATGGTCGACGAAGCGATGCAGAGCATTACCGCGGAAGATATCGCACAGGCCGAGGCGCTCCACGAAGAGATGCTGCAGACGCAGGACGTCACGCGCTGGACCGAGTTGAATCTGGAGTTTCACGCGGCGCTCTGGGCGTCCCAGGCGCACAGCAGGTTGGCCCACCTCGTCAAGGCACTGCGCGACGCGGCGGCCCCCTATATCACGCTGTCGCTCTATATGAGCCCGGAGCACATCGCGCACAGCAACGCCGAGCACGAGGACATCCTGGCCCAGTACAAAAAGCGCGACGCCGAAGTGGCCAAAGCCCAGACCATCCTTCATCTGAACGACACGCTCGAAACAATCGTGCGGGCGATCGACAGCGCCGAAGTTGTGGACGGCGGCGGCGCATAGCCGTCCTCGCGAAATCGACCCGACGCGGCCAGGCGCCCGCACAACCCACCCTTCGATACGCATCGAAACATCCGGCCGCTCCGCTACTCCACACTAGGAGTTCAACCATGAACCCATGGAGAACTTCCTGTGCCTGCCCATACCGACGCAGCAATCCGCCGTATTTACGAACAGTGGCACCAGACGGTGGTGACACGCGACCTCGAAGGTCTGATCGCGTTATACGCCGACCACGCGATACTCGAAACACCGCTGATCCTGGTCACTCTGCCGAACCATAACGAAGGCATCCTGCGAGGCAAGCCGGCGATCCATGCATTTTTCGAAGCGGGCTTACGCAAGCTGTCGGGCGACCTCGGCCGGTGGTTCCGAACCGACACGTTCTTCTCGAACGACACACGCGTCACGTGGGAATATCCACGCGATACACCGCACGGCGATCAGGTCGATCTCGTCGAAGTGATGGACGTGGCAGACGGGTTGATTACCCATCACCGCGTCTACTGGGGATGGGTCGGTTTCAAGTCGCTCGTCGCCGCGATGGATCGGTTGCACGTATAACTAGAAAGAAGTCCCGATCTGAAACTGGAACTTCTGGTACTGGTCGCCGGCGTGCTTCACGATCGGCAGAGCGAAGTCCAGCTTGAGCGGACCGATCGGCGAAATCCATTCGAGACCCACGCCATAGCTGTAACGCAAGCCGTTTGCGCCCACGCTGTTGCCTTCGGTACCCCAGACATTGCCGGCATCCGTGAACGTGAACACGCGCAACGTACGGTCGTAGCCGGTGCCCGGCAGCGGGAAGGTCAGTTCAACGTTGGCGACCACCATCTTCGAACCGCCGATCGGGTCGCCGGTCGTGGCATCGCGCGGACCCAGCGAGCCTGGCTCGTAGCCGCGCACCGAACCGATCCCACCCGCAAAGTAATTCTTGAAGATGGGGAACGGTTCGCCGCTGAGGCCGTTGCCGTAACCGCCCTGGAAATTGAGCCCCAGCACGAAGCCACGCGAAAACGAGTAGTAATACTGCGACTGCAGGTCCGTCTTGTAGTACTTGGTGGTGGCGATCGGTGTGCCGTATTCCGCGTTGAACTGCGTGAAGTAGCCCCTGCTCGGTACCAGCGCACTATCGCGGTTATCGCGCGACCAGCCGACGGTGATCGGCACGTTGTTCGACACGCGGCCGAAACTGTTCACGTAGTCGATATAGCTTTGCGGTGTACTCGAATCGACGTCCAGCCGGTTCTGCTCGAGCCCCGTCCCGAAGTACACCGTGTCGGATTCCGAGAACGGTACGCCGAACTTCAGGTCGCCGCCCAGCGTCACGATGCGAAAGCTCGTGTCGCTGACGTTCGAGTAATAGAGCGGATAGGTAGTACGGTAATAGACGTCGGTAATGCGCTTGATGCCGTCTATCGTGAAGTACGGGTCGACCTGCGTGACGCTCAGCGTGCGACCGGTCGACGATGTGTTCACGTTGAGCGAAAGCGTCGTGCCCGAGCCGAACACGTTGTCCTGCGTGACGCCCGCAGAAATGATCGGCCCTTCGCCGGACCCGTAGCCGAGCCCGAGCGTGATCGAGCCGGTCGGCTTCTCGGTGACCTTCACGTCCACATCGACCTGGTCGGTCGAGCCTTCCACCGGTACTGTCGTCACATCCACGTCGGTAAAGTAGCCGAGACGGTTGATCCGGTCCTTCGACAGCGCAAGCCGCCCCGAATCGAACCACGCACTCTCGAACTGGCGCATCTCGCGGCGGATGACCTCGTCGCGCGTGCGCGTATTGCCTTCGATATTCACGCGCCGCACATACACTCGCTTGCTCGGATCGACTTGCAGTATCAGCGCGACCTTGTGATGCTCCTGGTCGATATCGGGTACCGCGTTCACCGTGGCGAACGCATAACCGTACTCGCCCAGCTTGTCGACGATCGTCTTCGTTACAGCCTTCAGCTTGTCCGCCGAAAACCGCTCGCCCGGCTTGATCTTGATCAGCTTCGTGAGTTCCGCCTCGCGGTCCAGCAGGTTGCCGCCCAGCTTGATGCTCGAAATCGTATACGGCTCGCCTTCGTGCAGCGTCACCGTCAGGTACATGTCCTTCTTGTCCGGCGAGAGAGACACCTGCGTCGAGTCGATGTTGAACTCGAGATAGCCGCGATTCAGGTAGTACGAGCGAACGTTTTCAAGGTCGCCAGTGAGCTTTTCCTTCGAGTACAGATCGTTCTTCGTGTACCACGAGAACCAGTTCGGCGTGGACAACTGCATCTCGTCACGCAGCGTGTCCTCGCTGAACACCTTGTTGCCGATAAAGTTGACCTGGCGAATCTTCGCGTTCGGTCCTTCGATCACCGAGAACAACAGCCCCACACGGTTGCGGTCGATCGGTGTGACCGTGGTCGTGACTTCGGCAGCGTAGTAACCGCGCGTCAGATACTGGCGCTTCAGTTCCTGCTCGGCCTTGTCGACGAGCGCCTTGTCGTAATACCGGCCCTGCGACAGGCCGACCGAGTGCAGCGCCTTGGTCAGGTTGTCCTTGTCGAATTCGTGGATGCCGGAGAAGTCGATCGTGCCGATCGCAGGACGTTCCTGCACCTGCACGACTACGACGTCGCCGTCCGCCTCGATCTTGACGTCGTTGAAGAAGCCCGTCGTGTAGAGCGCGCGGATCGCTTCGGAAGCCTTGTCGTCGTTGAATGTGTCGCCCTGCTTGATCGGCAGGTACGAGAACACGGTCCCTGCTTCGAGTCGATGCAGCCCTTCGATACGGATGTCGCGAACGACGAACGGCTCGATGGCGTAAGCCGGCAGCGCGAGCGTACTCACGCCGATCAAGGTCAATGCCGAGGCGCAGCGCGCCGAAAATTTCTCAAACGTCATGCAGGAGTGTGGAGGAGGTTACGACGCAAACACGAAGACGAAGGACGTCCCCGTGGGCACTGCGGCTCACGCCGCGCTTGCACGACGGTGCGCATCGCTACTGCATCCGGACGCCGGCAGGTTTTCGTGGCTGACTCAGCCCAGTGGTCATCGCCAGTACTTCAGTCATATGTGCGGCCTGCGTGCGATGCATGCGAAACGACAGTTCGGCACCGCCGGGCAAACGGAACGACAGCACCAGATGCCGGTCGCTGCGCACATCGCCGGCCACCTGCCATGCTTCGCAGGGCATCGCGAACTTCAGGCTCTGCTGGTGCTGACGAATCCGCTCGGAGCGCGCAATCGCATTGGCCAGCGCGGCCAGCAGTTCATGCATGACCGAGCAATGCAGTGCGATGCAATCGGGCTGGTTGCTCCTCAACATCAGGTACTGACCGTCTGCGGTAATTTCGAAACCGTTGAGGGAGTCGATGGCGAGTGCGACTTGCGATGACATGAGGACACTCCGGGTTCGATGCCGAAATGCGAATGTAGGCAATCGCAGCGTGTCGATGTTTACCTACGGATTACTGATTTTTTCTTTCAACCCGGTGAGGTTTTCATCGCTGCATCGACGGTTCGTTACGGTGCCTTACCGAGGCCATCGTCATGAACAGGACGCACAGGGCGTAGATGTCCGGTGGCTAATGTTTCGTCGTGAATCCGTCGAGTAGTTGCAGGAAACAACTGGTAAGAACCTGCGCAATCTGCGCGACGGATGAACAACGATCATTGCGAATCTGCTGTGCGCAGCGAACGTTCGTGCCTCGATTCGTGCGTTTTTTCGGCGGTGATGGTGTGTCGTGAACACGACAGTACGAAGGGACGTTTCTGCTGCGTCGAATGATCGGACACTGAATTCGTGTATCGGCGCGACAACATCGCGAACAGAACGACGCTGGCAGATTCGTCAGGCCCCTGATAGAATCCTTACGTGGGCGCCAGTCCACTTTGTTTTTTCCGCACCACTTTCCGGCTTCAATCACTTCATCTCAACGTTTTAGGGAGGCGTCAAATGCAAATTATGTCTAGCGCTCACCCAAACGTGCCTGCGCGACACCTTTAGGTCGTCGTCCGCCTGGGCGACACACCGCCCACGCTACTTCCAGACAGTCTGTTTTCCGTTTCACCAGCAAAGCCTGGTCTGTTTCGACTGTCGGTTTCTATTTCTCTTGATGGGATAGCCCTCCTGGCGCACCGCGTCATCGGCTATGGAACATGACTAACAAAAAACTCGATCTTGGTGGACAGGCGTTCAAGAACGTCCTGGGTTTCACTTTCCTTCACTGGCGCAGACAGCCCGCGCGCATCGCCGCCGTTGCCGGGCTCGCGCTGCTGGCGGCGATCGCCGACGTACTGACGCCGCTCTTCGCCGGGCGGCTCGTCGACGCGCTGGCCAGCGGCGTATCGAGCAAGGCGCTCGCGTGGCAGGCCGCGATCTCGGCGTTCACCACACTGGTCGTGCTCGGTGTGGCCGGCACCGTGCTGCGTCAGTTCACCTTCCAGAACATCATCGCGTTGACGCTGAGGATGATGAGCGAGATTGCCGCCAACGCGTTTCATCGCGTGCAGCGCTTCTCCACCGACTGGCACGCCAACAGCTTCGCCGGTTCGACCGTGCGCAAGATCACGCGCGGCATGTGGGCACTCGATCTGCTGAACGACACGCTGCTGGTGGCGCTGCTGCCGTCGGTGGTTATGCTGGTCGGCGCAACCGTGTTGCTGGGCGTGCACTGGCCGGTGATGGGCGTCGTCGTGGGTCTCGGCTCCGTGCTGTATATCGCGGTGACGGTCACCCTGTCGGTCGGCTTTGTCGCGCCGGCTGCCCGCCTCGGCAACGCGTGGGACACGCGCATGGGCGGCGCACTGGCCGATGCGGTGAGCTGCAACGCGGTGGTCAAGGCGTTCGGCGCGGAAACCCGCGAGGAAACGCGCCTCGCCCGTGTGATCGCCAAGTGGAACAAGCGCACGCGGCGTACGTGGATTCGCGGCACGCTCAACGGCGGTGTACAGGGCGCCATGCTGGTGCTGATGCAGGCAGCAATGCTCGGCGCGGCGCTAATGCTGTGGGCCAAAGACAAGGCGAGCGTCGGCGACATCACGTTTGCGCTGACGATGTTCTTCATGCTGCAAGGCTATCTGCGCGAAGTCGGCATGCACGTACGCAACCTGCAGCGCTCGGTCAACGACATGGAAGAACTCGTGTCGCTCGAACGCGAACCGCTCGGTATCGAAGACAAACCCGGCGCGCGCAAGATTGCGATCGACAAGGGCGAGATCCGCTTCGAGCACGTCACGTTCCGCTACGGCGCGCAAGCGACGCCGCTCTATGCCGATTTCTCGGTGCGCGTCGCGCCGGGCGAGCGCATCGGGCTGGTCGGCCACTCGGGCTCCGGCAAGACGACGTTCATCAAGCTGATCCAGCGGCTGTACGACATCGACGAAGGCCGCATCACGATCGATGGGCAGAACATCGCCGACGTGCAGCAGGCTTCGTTGCGTGCGCAACTGGCGATCGTCCAGCAGGAACCGGTGCTGTTCCACCGGTCGCTGGCGGAGAACATCGCGTATGCACGGCCGGGCGCGAGCCAGGCGGAGATCGAGCGGGCCGCCCGCCAGGCGAGCGCGCACGAGTTCATCGCCGCACTGCCGCAGGGCTATGACACGCTGGTCGGAGAGCGCGGCGTCAAGCTGTCGGGCGGCGAGCGTCAGCGGGTCGCGATCGCGCGGGCGTTCCTCGCGGATGCGCCGGTGCTGATTCTCGACGAAGCAACGTCGAGCCTCGACAGCGAAAGCGAGGTGTTGATCCAGCAGGCGATGGAACGGCTGATGGTGGGCCGCACCACGCTGGTCGTGGCGCACCGGCTGTCCACGGTACGCGCGCTGGACCGGCTGCTCGTGATGGATCGCGGCCGGATTATCGAGGAAGGCAGCCACGACAGACTGATCCGCATCGAGAACGGCCTGTACCGGCGGCTCTTCGAACGCCAGGCGCTGGAGCTGACGAAAGGTCTTGTCGATGGAGCCGACGTGTCGGCGCCGAAACGCGCCACGCGAGAAGCGGATCTGCTGACCGGAGAGTAAGCACAGCACAAGCTTGCAGCAAAAAAGCAGGGGCGACGCATGCAAATGCGCCGCCCCTGTTTCACATCCACATCTCTGGCGATACCCCGCCAGCTTTAGAACTTCCACCACAAGCTGCCGATAATCGCGTTGTCATGGTACCCGCCACCATACTGACCGCTATACGACAACCCGAGCGTGATGTTGTGGAAGATGTTCGCATCGACGCCCACTTCGGCCACCGCGGCATCGCGGGCAATCGGCACACCGGCCACCTGGAAGCCCGTCCCGCCGCCGACAAACGCCAGGTTCGCACCCGGCTGCACGTTGCCGATCGCGTGACGCCAGCCGGCCATCACGTGTCCGCTGAACCACTGCTGCGGGCTCGAACCAAACCGCGTCGACAGGCGCAGACCCAAGGTCGAGAAGCCGATGTTCTGCGAACTGGAGTTGGCCTGCAGTGCGGCCGCGCCGCCGTCTTCGCTGAAGCCGTTGGTATGCAGGTTCTCGAACGCGATAGCGGCGAACGGTTCGACCGCGATGCGTTCCCACAACGGGATCTTGTAGCCGACCTCGCCGAAGATCTGCGCGAGTCCCGCGTCGTAGCTCGAGCTATCGTGGTCCGTGAAGCCGCTGAAGTTCTGGTAGCGGTCCGTCTTGATGTCGTTCCACGAATACGACGTACCCAACCGCACGCCGAGCGGACCGTACTCCGCGCCGCCGTACAGCGCGACGTGGTAGCTGTCGATCCCAGCGGACGAGCTCAGGCTATTGTCGAGCGAGCTATGCGACACCCCGCCCGCCACACCGACGCGCCAGTGGTTGTTGATCGACATGTCCGCACCGCCGATGAACCCCGTTGTGGTCTGGTCGATACCCGACACGTTGCTGTTGCCGTTCAGCTTGCCATCCGAGCCGAACGCCCGCGCCCACACAACCGGCCGGTAGAGACGATTGTCGTAGCAGGCGTCGCGCGTGCCGCGGTGACCCGGGTTCGGATCATCGAACTGATTCCTCGGCAGCACACCTTGCGCGAGACTGCTATCGCACATCGCCTGTCCTGTCGATCCGGTCGACGCGAGCGGCCCTTCGGTCGGCGCCATACTGTCTTGCAGCCGGTCCATCACAGCATCGCGCAGATAGTGACCGTCGAGCAGCAGCGCGGTCTTCGTGCTTGCATACAGCTCGCCATCGAGCGTGTTGAACGCTTGACGCGCCGTCGGCGCATCAGACGAGAACAGCGCCTGGAACACCGCGTTGGTCGCCGGCAGATTGCCGGCCGCGATGGCGACGGCGCGCTGGTTCGGCGTCACCGCAACCTGCTGGAACAGCACGCCGTTCGGCACCAGCGAGAGGAACACCGCGGTCGGGCTGTAGCTGAGCGTCGGCGTCAGGAACGCGAGGTTCGACGTCACGCCGGCGAAGGTACCGTTCACGCCCTGGTTCGCGCTCAGGATCTGATACTTGCTCGACGGCGCGTATTTGCCCTGACCGGCCAGCACCTGCACATCGCCGCCGCTCAGCGTCGCGGTGCCGGTTGCGTCCACCGCTCCGCTCTGCTGCTGGGCGTTGGCAGGTACGCTGAATATCGAACCCGACGCAAACGACACGTTGCCCGCTACGTTCAGTGTTTGTCCAGGCGACGGTGCCGCCGCGGTACCGCCGCTGCCCACCGTCAGGCTACCGACCGTCCCGGTACCCGTCACCGTCGCGCCGTTCTGCACGGTCACCGCCGAGTTCGCCACCGAGCCCGTCACCGCGAGCGTGCCCGCCGAAACCGTGGTCGGACCGCTGTAGGTGTTCGTGCCGGCAAGCGTCAACGTATCGCCGCCCTGCTTGATGACCGCTCCAGTGCCCGCCAGCACGCCGCCGTAGTTGCCGCCGTTCACTGTCAGGTTGCCCGAGCCGAGATTCAACGTACCGCCTGTCGTGCCGTTCAACGAAGGCAGTGTCAGGTTCGTGTTGTTCCCGTTCAACGTGCCGCCGTTCAACGTCAGACCGCCGGTGCCCAGCGCGTTGGCGCTACCCAGCGTCAGCGTGCCGTTGTTGAGCGTGGTGCCGCCTGCGAACGTGTTGTTGCCGGTCAGTGTCAGGTCCGCGCCACCATTCTTGACGAGACTGCCGGTGCCCGACACGGTGCCTGACAGCGTCAGATCCTGACTACCGCCGATCGTCGCCGCCGAGCCCAGGTTCAGCGCGTTGCCGAGGTTCAGCGCCGTGGTGGAATCGAGCGTTGCCGGTGCGCTTACCGTGATGGCTCCGCTACCGAGCGACTGGTTGTTGCCGAGCACTGTCGTACCGCCCGCGAGCGTCGTACCTCCGGTGTAGGTGTTCGGGCCGGTCAACGTCTGCGTGCCCGGACCATCCTTGATGAGGCCACCCGTGCCCGCGATCGTGCCGCTAAAGGTACCGTTCGAACCGCCACCGAGCGTGAGCGAATTGCCGCCCAGCGTCACGTTCGTACCCGCTCCGCCGGTCAGCGAACCGACTGTCGGTGTGCCGGTCGCGCCGGTTACATCGAGCGTCGTGCCCGGGTTCGCGAGGTTCACGTTGGTGCCGGTCGACAGCGTGCCCGCACCGCTCAGCGCGAGGGTGCCGTTGTTGACCGTCGTCGGTCCGGTGAAGGTGCTCGCGCCTGTCAGCGTCTGCGTGCCCGTGCCTTGCTTGACGATACCGCCCGTGCCCGTGATGCCACCGCCGAAGGTCTGGTTGGTGCCGTCGCCGAAGGTCAGGTTGTTCGCGCCGAGAGCAACGGTGCCTGCCGTACCGGACAACGTGCCGAGCGTCGTACCGCCGCCCGTCGCTGCGCTGATATCGAAGGTGCCGGTGCCGCCGAGCGTCACGCCGCTACCCGCGGCAAGACTGCCGCCTGCGCCGATCGCAAGCGTGCCGCCGTCGATCGTCGTACCGCCGGTGAACGTATTCGCGCCCGTCAGTGTTTGCGTGCCGGCACCGTTCTTGAGGATGCCGCCCGTGCCCGCGATCACGCCGCCGAAGTTGCCGCTTGCGCCGCCACCGAGCGTCAGCGTATTGCCGCCCAGCGTCACGTTAGCTCCCGCGACACCGGACAGCGCACCGACCGTCGGCGTGCTGCCGGCAGTCACA
This region includes:
- a CDS encoding asparaginase, whose translation is MTRPLVAIASLGGTISMTPSDAAGGVVPRLDAAQLVAAVPGLGALAELSTESLSQLPSASLGTEQLLACLAWAAEKIAGGARGVVLTQGTDTIEETAFFLDLYWRHPEPLVITGAMRTPLSAGADGPANLLAAVQVAMDDESRGRGVLVVMNDTVHRARWVCKSDSLAVQTFVSPDGGPAGRVVEGRPEYFHAQGHRLLAPSPTRTFPKVAIIPAMLGDDGDLASAALDLGYEAIVVSAFGAGHVSFGFAEQIERVAKTVPVVIASRTGSGATASRTYGFAGSEVDLARRGAILAKWLHPLKARLLLGALLAAQTPREQIPEAFARWSTLPRHSSINPQPQP
- a CDS encoding GntR family transcriptional regulator; its protein translation is MHAAPSRRLTAYQFAVQTLRADILQGRMTAGERLRQDDLAKRLEMSTTPVREALRTLISEGLVFFDAHRGAVVRGLTLDDVQEIYRLRKVLESMMVDEAMQSITAEDIAQAEALHEEMLQTQDVTRWTELNLEFHAALWASQAHSRLAHLVKALRDAAAPYITLSLYMSPEHIAHSNAEHEDILAQYKKRDAEVAKAQTILHLNDTLETIVRAIDSAEVVDGGGA
- a CDS encoding nuclear transport factor 2 family protein encodes the protein MPAHTDAAIRRIYEQWHQTVVTRDLEGLIALYADHAILETPLILVTLPNHNEGILRGKPAIHAFFEAGLRKLSGDLGRWFRTDTFFSNDTRVTWEYPRDTPHGDQVDLVEVMDVADGLITHHRVYWGWVGFKSLVAAMDRLHV
- the bamA gene encoding outer membrane protein assembly factor BamA: MTFEKFSARCASALTLIGVSTLALPAYAIEPFVVRDIRIEGLHRLEAGTVFSYLPIKQGDTFNDDKASEAIRALYTTGFFNDVKIEADGDVVVVQVQERPAIGTIDFSGIHEFDKDNLTKALHSVGLSQGRYYDKALVDKAEQELKRQYLTRGYYAAEVTTTVTPIDRNRVGLLFSVIEGPNAKIRQVNFIGNKVFSEDTLRDEMQLSTPNWFSWYTKNDLYSKEKLTGDLENVRSYYLNRGYLEFNIDSTQVSLSPDKKDMYLTVTLHEGEPYTISSIKLGGNLLDREAELTKLIKIKPGERFSADKLKAVTKTIVDKLGEYGYAFATVNAVPDIDQEHHKVALILQVDPSKRVYVRRVNIEGNTRTRDEVIRREMRQFESAWFDSGRLALSKDRINRLGYFTDVDVTTVPVEGSTDQVDVDVKVTEKPTGSITLGLGYGSGEGPIISAGVTQDNVFGSGTTLSLNVNTSSTGRTLSVTQVDPYFTIDGIKRITDVYYRTTYPLYYSNVSDTSFRIVTLGGDLKFGVPFSESDTVYFGTGLEQNRLDVDSSTPQSYIDYVNSFGRVSNNVPITVGWSRDNRDSALVPSRGYFTQFNAEYGTPIATTKYYKTDLQSQYYYSFSRGFVLGLNFQGGYGNGLSGEPFPIFKNYFAGGIGSVRGYEPGSLGPRDATTGDPIGGSKMVVANVELTFPLPGTGYDRTLRVFTFTDAGNVWGTEGNSVGANGLRYSYGVGLEWISPIGPLKLDFALPIVKHAGDQYQKFQFQIGTSF
- a CDS encoding ABC transporter ATP-binding protein gives rise to the protein MTNKKLDLGGQAFKNVLGFTFLHWRRQPARIAAVAGLALLAAIADVLTPLFAGRLVDALASGVSSKALAWQAAISAFTTLVVLGVAGTVLRQFTFQNIIALTLRMMSEIAANAFHRVQRFSTDWHANSFAGSTVRKITRGMWALDLLNDTLLVALLPSVVMLVGATVLLGVHWPVMGVVVGLGSVLYIAVTVTLSVGFVAPAARLGNAWDTRMGGALADAVSCNAVVKAFGAETREETRLARVIAKWNKRTRRTWIRGTLNGGVQGAMLVLMQAAMLGAALMLWAKDKASVGDITFALTMFFMLQGYLREVGMHVRNLQRSVNDMEELVSLEREPLGIEDKPGARKIAIDKGEIRFEHVTFRYGAQATPLYADFSVRVAPGERIGLVGHSGSGKTTFIKLIQRLYDIDEGRITIDGQNIADVQQASLRAQLAIVQQEPVLFHRSLAENIAYARPGASQAEIERAARQASAHEFIAALPQGYDTLVGERGVKLSGGERQRVAIARAFLADAPVLILDEATSSLDSESEVLIQQAMERLMVGRTTLVVAHRLSTVRALDRLLVMDRGRIIEEGSHDRLIRIENGLYRRLFERQALELTKGLVDGADVSAPKRATREADLLTGE